A window of the Hordeum vulgare subsp. vulgare chromosome 5H, MorexV3_pseudomolecules_assembly, whole genome shotgun sequence genome harbors these coding sequences:
- the LOC123399233 gene encoding zinc finger protein ZAT4-like, translating to MGAGMKRAREEEPFVSLALSLSTDSSTSTTTSDNSSTGSPATAPRKRTRRGRAVATSGEGEFVCKTCGRAFETFQALGGHRTSHLRGNHGLELGVGVARAIKNNKRRMPQEDEQHHDCHICGLGFETGQALGGHMRRHREEMALTASIDRWVALSDQVAAADRLPVLLELFV from the coding sequence ATGGGAGCGGGGATGAAGCGCGCGAGGGAGGAGGAGCCATTTGTGTCGCTGGCGCTGTCGCTCAGCACAGACTCCTCGACGTCCACCACGACGTCGGACAACTCCTCGACTGGTTCGCCGGCGACGGCGCCCAGGAAGAGGACGCGGCGGGGGAGAGCTGTGGCCACGTCAGGGGAGGGAGAGTTCGTCTGCAAGACTTGCGGCCGGGCCTTCGAGACGTTCCAGGCGCTCGGCGGGCACCGGACCAGCCACCTCCGCGGCAACCATGGGCTGGAGCTCGGCGTCGGCGTCGCCAGGGCCATCAAGAACAACAAGAGGAGGATGCCGCAGGAGGACGAGCAGCATCACGATTGTCACATCTGTGGGCTGGGCTTCGAGACGGGCCAGGCGCTCGGCGGCCACATGCGCCGGCACCGCGAGGAGATGGCGCTCACCGCCTCCATCGACCGGTGGGTCGCGCTGTCGGATCAGGTGGCGGCCGCCGACCGGCTGCCCGTCTTGCTGGAGCTGTTCGTCTAG